The Streptomyces uncialis genomic interval GACGTGCACAAGTGGTTCGGCGAGGACGACCCCTGGGCGGAACGCCCCAACCCCGCGCGGGGCGCGTTCTACGCGGAGGTGATGGCCGAGTCCCCCGACGGCTGGCGTCCGGTGTTCGACCCCGAACAGATGCTGCGCTCCCGCGAGGCATGGGTGCACAACGCGCACTGGGACGAGCTGGCGCAGGTCCGGTGCCCGACCCTGGTCCTGCGCGGGCTGGACGGCGAGCTGGGCCGCGCGGAGGCGCAGGAGATGGTGCGGGTGCTTCCCCGCGGGCAGTACGCCGAGGTGGCCGACGCGGGCCATCTCGTGCACTACGACCAGCCGGAGGCATGGCGTACGGCGATCGAGCCTTTCCTGGAGGGAGCCCTGACGGGGTGACACCCCGCCGGGTGCCGGAGCGTCCGCGAACCCGCGCGCGTGGGGAGGACGGCCAGTGATCCGGCGGGGTGAGGTCGTACGGTCCAGGACGCCTCCGGGTGCCCGAAGGCGTCCTGGACCGTGCCGACGGCGGCACCGCGCCCCGCACGTCCGGTGGGGTGCCCCGAGCTGTCCAGCACGTCCTGCCGGGTCCGAACTCCCCACGAGCCGCGCGGTGCCCGCACGGTCCGGTTCCGTTCTGTTCGCAAGCGCCGGGGAGTTCTGGACCTTCCCAGCAGGTCACGGAACCGGTCGACAGGGCCGTCAGGAGTCCTCGGCGGCCCTCTCAGGGGCTCAGCCGCTCCACACGCCACCCGGGGCCGTCGGGCTCGCGAACGTAGCTCAGACGGTCGTGGAGACGGTTCTCGCGGCCCTGCCAGAACTCGACGGTCCGCGGAACGACCCGGAAACCGCCCCAGTGCGGGGGCACGGGCACCTGCTCGCCCTCCGGATAGCGGGCGGCCAGCTCCTCGTACGCCGTGTCCAGCTCGGTGCGGGACGTGACGACCGTGGACTGCGCGCTCGCCCAGGCGCCCAGCTGCGAGCCGTGCGGACGGGTGCGGAAATAGGCCGCCGTCTCGTCGCGGCCGGTCCGTGCGGCCGTGCCCGTGACCAGGACCTGGCGGGCCATGGGGTGCCAGGGGAACAGCAGCGCCACCTGGGGGTTCTCGGCGAGGTCACGGGCCTTGCGGGAGCCGTAGTTGGTGTAGAAGACGAAGCCCTCGTCGTCGTACCGCTTGAGCAGGACCGTACGGGAGCTGGGGCGGCCCCCGGCGTCCGCCGTCGAGACGACCATGGCGTTGGGCTCGTAGAGCGAGCCCTCGTCGGCGGTGCGGACCGCGTCCCTGAACCAGCGCGCGAACTGCTCCATGGGACGGGCGGCGAGCTCGCCCTCGGCGAGACCCTCGGCACGGTAGTGCTCGCGCATCGCGGCCGGGTTCGGATGATCGAAGGAGTCGCGGTTCACGCCGTCATCCTGCCGTACGGCCGTCCCGGGAACGATGCCGAGGCGGCGCCCCGGACGCGGGCACCGAGGGCCCGTACCGGGTGCCGCGCGGGTGATCGTCACACGGAGTAGCGCATGGCACTCAGTGCCGCGAACTCTCCCATTTGGTGGCACTGAGGGGTAGTGTCCTGCTTCCGGACCGGTTGAACGACCGCCCCATCGGGGCATCACCGAGGTGACGGTCCGGTCCGTGGTGCCCGCGTCAGGGGCGGCGCCCACGGAACGGCGGCCCCCCGACGGTGGTCCGTCGTCGGCACCTCCACCAGTACCTCCATAGCGCGCGGGGACCCGTCACCATCCGTCCCCACTTCCTGTTCCCCCCTCACGACCGTCACGCGCGGTCACCCACCACGGGGTGTCCGCGACTGTCCGTCGTCCATCACATGAGGAGCCGCCTGATGTCCGATTTCGTACCCGGACTCGAAGGAGTCGTCGCGTTCGAGACGGAGATCGCCGAACCGGACAAGGAGGGCGGCGCCCTCCGCTACCGGGGCGTCGACATCGAGGATCTCGTGGGACACGTGTCCTTCGGCAACGTCTGGGGACTGCTCGTCGACGGCGCGTTCAACCCCGGACTCCCGGCGGCCGAGCCGTTCCCCATCCCCGTCCACTCCGGTGACATCCGTGTCGACGTCCAGTCGGCGCTGGCCATGCTCGCACCGGTGTGGGGGCTGAAGCCGCTGCTGGACATCGACGAGGAGCAGGCCCGCGAGGACCTCGCGCGCGCCGCCGTCATGGCGCTGTCGTACGTCGCGCAGTCCGCGCGCGGACAAGGCCACCCCATGGTGCCGCAGAGTGAGATCGACAAGGCCCACTCCGTGGTCGAACGGTTCATGATCCGCTGGCGGGGCGAGCCGGACCCCAAGCACGTCGCCGCGGTCGACGCGTACTGGACCTCGGCCGCCGAGCACGGGATGAACGCGTCGACGTTCACCGCGCGGGTGATCGCTTCCACCGGCGCCGATGTCGCCGCCGCGCTGTCGGGCGCGGTGGGCGCCATGTCCGGCCCGCTGCACGGCGGGGCGCCGTCACGGGTCCTCGGCATGATCGAGGAGATCGAGCGGACCGGGGACGCGCAGGCATACGTCCGGCGGACCCTCGACAAGGGCGAGCGGCTGATGGGCTTCGGCCACCGGGTCTACCGCGCGGAGGACCCCCGCGCGCGGGTGCTGCGACGCACCGCGCGGGAGCTGGGCGCGCCCCGGTTCGAGGTCGCGGAGGCCCTGGAGAACGCGGCTCTGGCGGAACTGCACGCCCGTCGCCCGGACCGGGTACTGGCCACGAACGTCGAGTTCTGGGCCGCGATCGTGCTGGACTTCGCGGAGGTCCCGGCGCATATGTTCACGTCGATGTTCACGTGCGCGCGGACCGCCGGGTGGTCGGCGCACATCCTGGAACAGAAGCGCACGGGACGGCTGGTACGGCCTTCGGCACGATACGTGGGCCCCGGCACGCGCGACCCGAAGTCGATCGAGGGGTACACGGACATCGCCGCGCCGGGTACGTCCTGAAGCGGGACGTCGTGAACCGGTGCCTCGTCAGCGGGCAGGACTCGTCCGGCCGCTGACCTGATTGACCTAGTTGGCCGCGCTGACCTCAGTGGCCTAATTGGCCACGTTGGCCTAGTTGGCCAGGCTGACCTAGTTGACCTCAGTGGCCTAGTTGACCTCAGTGGCCTCATTGACAGCGCCGGCCTCGTCGACCTGATTCGGGTCCCCGGGCCCCACGGCAGGCTCGCGCGGTGCCGTGGGGCCTCAAGAGCGCCCAAGGACGCCCAAGGACGGTCCAGGAAACCGCCGTTACGCCGGGACCAGCAGGTCTGCGTGGTGGCGGGCCGTCACCTGCGGGTGGGCGCGCAGCTTGCCCTTGAGCTCGTTGCGGCCGTACTCGGCGTACAGGGGGTTGTCGGGGTCGCTGGTCACCCCGGGGGCCCTCGGGGCGTACGGGAACGCCAGCGGTTCCACGCGCGCGTCAAGGCGCGGGTTGTAGAAGAACGGCACGGAGAAGCGCTCGGTGGCGCCGAGCGGGCTGACGACCCGGTGGTTGGTGGCCACGAGATAGCCGTCCGTGGCCACTTCGAGGAGTTCGCCGAGGTTGACGACGAACGCGCCGGGCAGCGGCGGTACGTCGTGGAACGCGCCGTCCTCCCGCTCGACCTGGAGCCCGCCGACCTCGTCCTGGAGGAGCAGCGTCAGGAAGCCGTAGTCCTTGTGCGCGCCGACGCCCTGATCGGCTCCGTCGCGTGAACTGCCGGGGTAGCGGACCAGCTTGAGATGCGGGTGGGCGCGGTCCCCGAAGACGGGATCGTAGAAGTCCGGGGACGCTCCGATGGAGGCGAGGAGTTCCCGGAGCAGACGGTCGGCGACGCCGGTGAGGTGTTCCATCCAGCCGAGCGCGGCGGTGCGCAGCTCGGGCAGGGCGGCGGGCCACTGGTTGGGCCCCTGGAGCCACCAGTAGGCGGGCTCGCCGGGGGCGGGTGCCCGCGCGGGACGTTCGGGGCCGATGTCGAGCTGGTCGCGCCAGTCGCGGCTGCCGCCGGTGCGTTCGTCACCGGTGCGGGTGTAGCCCCTGAAGTGCGGGGAGTTGACGTTGTCCAGGGCGAGCCGGTCGGCCTCGGGGAGGGCGAAGAACCGGCGGGTGGCACTGGTCAGAGCGGTGGTCTCGGCATCGCTGACACCGTGCCCCACGAGCTGGAAGAAGCCGACACGGTGCGCGGCGTCATGCAGCTGCGCGTGCAGCAGGGCACGTGCTTGCGGGCCGCGGTCGGCGGCCGAGAGATCGATGACGGGAAGCTGGAGCTGGTACGGCCGCTCGTGTGACGGGTGGGTCGGGTACGGGGACCGGGGGGAATGCGTCATGGTGTGCGTCCGCGGGGGAACGGCCCGGGGCATCCGCCGGGATGGGGCGGGCTCCGGCTGCCTGAGCTGACTGGGGGCTGAGGTCAGACGGGGCGCTGACAGCCCATGCTCGTGACGCGGACGTAGTCCACGTGGCGGCGGCGTATGAGCTGAGGCATGCGGACAGCGTACTGCGGTGACCGACACTCCGGACATGCCCTGGGTCACACTTCGGGCGAACGGCCCGATCCCCCCAGGTCACCGACGAATGAGGTCAGGGGCGAATGAGGTCGGGGTCGAATGAGGTCAGCGGAGGGTGGCGAAGAATGTGGCCATGTCCGCGGCCAAGGGTGCGGGCTGTTCCATGGCGATGAAGTGGTGCACGCCCGGGTTGTCCAGCGGCCAGTGGATCAGGTCGCAGTCGCGGGCGGCGATCCGGCGCAGGCCGGCGATGCCGTGGTAGACGCCGGTCGGGGCGTGCCGTTGCCCCTGGGGCCAGCCGATGGCGGTGGTGTCGTACATGGGCCAGGACGAGGAGCCGAACGTGCCCGTGAACCAGTACAGCGAGGCGTTCGTCAGGATCGCGTCGCGGCCGAGCACGTCCTCCGGGGTCGAGTCGGCCGGGCCGAACTCCTTGAGCTTCTGGAGCATCCACGCGAGGCCCGCGACCGGGGAGTCCTCCCAGCCGTAGGCGAAGGTCTGCGGGGCCGCGCGCAGCAGCGCGTGATGGTCGGTGCCCTGCACCCAGTCGGAGCCCATGATCTTCATGTACGCCGCGTGCTCCTCCTCGGTCAGCCCGGGGACGTCCTCCTCGGACGGGATGCCCAGACCGCCGATGAGGTAGACGCCGACCACCCGCTCCGGGTCCGCCTCGGCCACGGCGGGCGCGATGTAGGCGCCCAGGTCGCCGCCCTGCACGCCGTAGCGCTCGTAACCGAGGCGGCGCATCAGTCCGGCCCACATGCCGCCCACCCGTGCGATGCTCCAGCCCGCCTCCCGGGGCGGCTCCGAGAACCCGAAGCCCGGCGGCGACGGCACCACGACATGGAACGCCTGCCCCGGGTCACCGCCGTGCGCCCTCGGATCGGTGAGGTGACCGATCATGTCGACGAATTCCAGGAACGAGTTGGGCCAGCCATGGGTGAGGACCAGCGGCAGGGCGTCCGGTTCGGGGGAACGGACGTGCAGGAAGTGGATGTCCTGGCCGTCGAGCCGCGTCATGAACTGCGGGAACGCGTTGAGGCGCGCTTCCTGCTCCCGCCAGTCGTACGCGTCCCGCCAGTGGTCGGCCACCTCA includes:
- the pdxH gene encoding pyridoxamine 5'-phosphate oxidase — protein: MREHYRAEGLAEGELAARPMEQFARWFRDAVRTADEGSLYEPNAMVVSTADAGGRPSSRTVLLKRYDDEGFVFYTNYGSRKARDLAENPQVALLFPWHPMARQVLVTGTAARTGRDETAAYFRTRPHGSQLGAWASAQSTVVTSRTELDTAYEELAARYPEGEQVPVPPHWGGFRVVPRTVEFWQGRENRLHDRLSYVREPDGPGWRVERLSP
- a CDS encoding citrate synthase 2 encodes the protein MSDFVPGLEGVVAFETEIAEPDKEGGALRYRGVDIEDLVGHVSFGNVWGLLVDGAFNPGLPAAEPFPIPVHSGDIRVDVQSALAMLAPVWGLKPLLDIDEEQAREDLARAAVMALSYVAQSARGQGHPMVPQSEIDKAHSVVERFMIRWRGEPDPKHVAAVDAYWTSAAEHGMNASTFTARVIASTGADVAAALSGAVGAMSGPLHGGAPSRVLGMIEEIERTGDAQAYVRRTLDKGERLMGFGHRVYRAEDPRARVLRRTARELGAPRFEVAEALENAALAELHARRPDRVLATNVEFWAAIVLDFAEVPAHMFTSMFTCARTAGWSAHILEQKRTGRLVRPSARYVGPGTRDPKSIEGYTDIAAPGTS
- a CDS encoding isopenicillin N synthase family dioxygenase, which translates into the protein MTHSPRSPYPTHPSHERPYQLQLPVIDLSAADRGPQARALLHAQLHDAAHRVGFFQLVGHGVSDAETTALTSATRRFFALPEADRLALDNVNSPHFRGYTRTGDERTGGSRDWRDQLDIGPERPARAPAPGEPAYWWLQGPNQWPAALPELRTAALGWMEHLTGVADRLLRELLASIGASPDFYDPVFGDRAHPHLKLVRYPGSSRDGADQGVGAHKDYGFLTLLLQDEVGGLQVEREDGAFHDVPPLPGAFVVNLGELLEVATDGYLVATNHRVVSPLGATERFSVPFFYNPRLDARVEPLAFPYAPRAPGVTSDPDNPLYAEYGRNELKGKLRAHPQVTARHHADLLVPA
- a CDS encoding epoxide hydrolase family protein, producing the protein MSDVTVPTATSVDADLVRPFRIAIPQRDVDDLRERLARTRWNRQLPGTAWDRGVPVAHLREVADHWRDAYDWREQEARLNAFPQFMTRLDGQDIHFLHVRSPEPDALPLVLTHGWPNSFLEFVDMIGHLTDPRAHGGDPGQAFHVVVPSPPGFGFSEPPREAGWSIARVGGMWAGLMRRLGYERYGVQGGDLGAYIAPAVAEADPERVVGVYLIGGLGIPSEEDVPGLTEEEHAAYMKIMGSDWVQGTDHHALLRAAPQTFAYGWEDSPVAGLAWMLQKLKEFGPADSTPEDVLGRDAILTNASLYWFTGTFGSSSWPMYDTTAIGWPQGQRHAPTGVYHGIAGLRRIAARDCDLIHWPLDNPGVHHFIAMEQPAPLAADMATFFATLR